One window of SAR202 cluster bacterium genomic DNA carries:
- a CDS encoding amidohydrolase codes for MKYDVISGDSHIDMTWMPGTLFVEMAPPKFKKDVPQIVQKPDGPHWVAEGKDLGVYGGLGFGFTKPERGHSKHVDKMYEYGFYEGGPHPTTPELRLKDMSVDGIDAEVIYGILGVGMRFQNKEMTQAVYEIYNSWAAEFCKKEPGRWAALACIPNHDPKIAASELRRAARLGLKGADFAVATAVKPVWHRDWDVFWEAAGETGLPISFHTTGPNVREPNDPAMAKEYDEAFRMVKISLFQVCGSEYLASAIFGGACERYPDFKFVLGECGITWLPHVLNRMDEEFIDRRAQNKGLSMKPSEYWSRQGYSTYQHEVGLADFVPMVGEDRVIWGSDYPHPDGIWPESKKWIEEDLEGVSAKARKKITRDNAGKLYGFLK; via the coding sequence ATGAAGTACGACGTTATTTCCGGGGACTCGCACATCGATATGACGTGGATGCCGGGGACGCTGTTTGTGGAGATGGCGCCGCCGAAGTTCAAGAAGGACGTGCCGCAGATAGTCCAGAAGCCGGACGGGCCGCACTGGGTGGCGGAGGGGAAGGACCTGGGGGTGTACGGCGGGCTGGGGTTTGGGTTTACGAAGCCTGAGAGGGGACACTCCAAGCACGTCGACAAGATGTACGAGTACGGGTTCTACGAGGGCGGGCCGCATCCGACGACGCCGGAGCTTCGGTTGAAGGATATGTCGGTGGACGGGATTGACGCGGAGGTTATCTATGGGATTCTGGGTGTGGGGATGAGGTTCCAGAACAAGGAGATGACGCAGGCGGTATATGAGATATACAACTCGTGGGCGGCGGAGTTCTGCAAGAAGGAGCCTGGCCGCTGGGCGGCGCTGGCGTGCATACCGAACCACGACCCGAAGATAGCGGCCAGCGAGTTAAGGCGGGCGGCGAGGCTGGGGCTGAAGGGCGCGGACTTCGCGGTGGCGACGGCGGTGAAGCCGGTGTGGCATCGCGATTGGGATGTGTTCTGGGAGGCGGCGGGGGAGACGGGGCTGCCGATATCGTTCCACACGACGGGGCCGAACGTCCGGGAGCCTAACGACCCGGCCATGGCAAAGGAGTACGACGAGGCGTTCAGGATGGTGAAGATAAGCCTGTTTCAGGTGTGCGGGAGCGAGTACCTGGCCAGCGCGATATTCGGCGGGGCGTGCGAGCGATACCCGGACTTCAAGTTTGTGCTGGGCGAGTGCGGGATAACGTGGCTGCCGCACGTGCTGAATCGCATGGATGAGGAGTTTATAGACCGACGGGCGCAGAATAAGGGGCTGAGCATGAAGCCCAGCGAGTACTGGAGCCGGCAGGGGTACAGCACGTACCAGCATGAGGTGGGGCTGGCGGACTTTGTGCCGATGGTGGGGGAGGACAGGGTGATATGGGGGAGCGACTACCCGCACCCGGACGGGATATGGCCGGAGTCCAAGAAGTGGATTGAGGAGGACCTGGAAGGGGTGAGCGCGAAGGCGCGGAAGAAGATAACGAGGGATAATGCGGGGAAGCTGTACGGGTTTTTGAAGTAG
- a CDS encoding enoyl-CoA hydratase (Catalyzes the reversible hydration of unsaturated fatty acyl-CoA to beta-hydroxyacyl-CoA), translated as MPKEGVVVLYFSSPSSRLYSVPMQSGKGPGDGIPRMTRNVICTKLLEGKTGVPMPEPYVIVERHNGVLKLTLNDPTTRNALGPDMVKALFDELDRFEKDPNDRVLLLTGQDPSFCSGANVRRFDQQAKERQEQTAGPTLPWGAMEASLGKRSEIEPNSGALMPLRLHRLQKPSIAAVNGHAIGVGMGLALACDIRVASEKASFSEAFVRMGLVPGDGSCWQLPRLIGLSHTFLLQYTGDRIDGAEAYRIGLVSKLYPHDQMMREAEALALRIAQGPTFAISLIKYLVHKSLDTNLEQSLELANAVQEKVRDTEDHREAVRAFLEKRPPNFKGK; from the coding sequence ATGCCGAAGGAGGGGGTTGTGGTACTTTATTTCTCTTCCCCTTCCAGCAGGCTGTACTCAGTCCCGATGCAGTCGGGAAAGGGGCCAGGGGATGGTATCCCGCGTATGACCAGGAATGTAATATGCACCAAGCTTCTTGAGGGCAAGACCGGAGTACCCATGCCTGAACCCTACGTCATAGTCGAACGCCATAACGGGGTCTTGAAGCTCACCCTCAACGACCCTACTACCCGCAACGCCCTGGGCCCCGACATGGTCAAAGCCCTCTTCGATGAGTTGGACCGATTCGAGAAGGACCCCAACGACCGCGTCCTCCTCCTCACCGGCCAGGACCCCTCCTTCTGCTCCGGCGCCAACGTCCGCCGATTTGACCAGCAGGCCAAAGAGCGTCAGGAGCAGACCGCCGGGCCCACCTTACCCTGGGGCGCCATGGAAGCTTCCCTCGGCAAGCGCTCCGAAATCGAGCCTAACTCCGGCGCCCTCATGCCCCTCCGCCTCCATCGGCTTCAGAAGCCATCCATCGCCGCCGTCAACGGCCACGCCATCGGCGTCGGCATGGGCCTCGCCCTCGCCTGCGACATCCGTGTGGCCTCCGAGAAAGCCTCCTTCTCCGAAGCCTTTGTCCGCATGGGCCTCGTCCCCGGCGACGGCTCCTGCTGGCAGCTCCCCCGACTCATCGGCCTCAGCCACACCTTCCTCCTCCAGTACACCGGCGACCGCATCGACGGCGCCGAGGCCTACCGCATCGGCCTCGTCAGCAAGCTCTACCCCCACGACCAGATGATGCGTGAAGCCGAAGCCCTGGCGCTGCGCATAGCCCAGGGGCCTACCTTCGCCATCTCTCTGATAAAATATCTAGTGCACAAGTCCTTGGACACCAACCTTGAGCAAAGCCTGGAACTCGCCAACGCCGTCCAGGAGAAAGTCCGCGACACCGAAGACCACCGAGAGGCCGTCCGCGCCTTCCTGGAAAAGCGCCCCCCAAACTTCAAAGGAAAATAA
- a CDS encoding acyl-CoA dehydrogenase — translation MDLSLTESQEMLKASARELVEREFSKDNLVKKDTNGGFQPSDWKKIADLGWAGLLIPDEFGGEGGSLTDAAVIFHELGRGPVPGPHFSSAVLGTLTVLEGATPEQKMSLLPRLAVGATVVLAPAITESDYGWSASQIQMKAAKRNGSYTLNGAKLFVQDAIGATHILCAARLGSGKIGLFIVDAKTPGVSLRPLPGFTTGVGEVRFDRVIIHESNLLGEGREDGWTILERTLQKAIPILCAYQVGGSEKVFEMSLEYANTRVQFGMVIGRFQRVQDHVIEQVNQLDAARWATYEALWKLDTGQPAAASVHMAKALASEAYYQVCNAAHEVHAGLGIMREYGLYLHTKMSRTLYHYLGDPKFHKRRLTNALEAQGVI, via the coding sequence ATGGACCTCTCTCTTACCGAAAGCCAGGAGATGCTCAAAGCCTCCGCCCGCGAGCTGGTGGAGCGCGAGTTCTCCAAAGACAACCTCGTTAAGAAGGACACCAACGGCGGCTTCCAGCCCTCCGACTGGAAGAAGATCGCCGACCTTGGCTGGGCCGGCCTCCTCATCCCCGACGAGTTTGGCGGCGAAGGCGGCTCCCTCACCGACGCCGCTGTCATATTCCATGAGCTGGGCCGAGGTCCCGTCCCCGGTCCCCACTTCTCCTCCGCTGTCCTCGGCACCCTCACTGTCCTGGAAGGCGCTACCCCCGAGCAGAAGATGAGCCTCCTCCCCCGTCTCGCCGTCGGCGCAACGGTTGTCTTGGCTCCCGCCATTACCGAGTCCGACTACGGTTGGTCGGCCAGCCAGATCCAGATGAAAGCCGCCAAGCGAAACGGCAGCTACACCCTCAACGGCGCTAAGCTCTTCGTCCAGGACGCCATCGGCGCTACCCACATCCTCTGCGCCGCCCGCCTCGGCAGCGGCAAAATCGGCCTCTTCATTGTCGACGCCAAGACCCCCGGCGTGTCCCTACGGCCCCTCCCGGGCTTCACCACCGGCGTCGGCGAAGTCCGTTTCGACCGCGTCATCATCCACGAGTCCAACCTCCTCGGCGAAGGCCGCGAGGACGGCTGGACTATCCTGGAACGAACGCTCCAAAAAGCCATCCCCATTCTATGTGCCTACCAGGTCGGCGGCAGCGAGAAGGTCTTCGAAATGTCCCTGGAATACGCCAACACCCGCGTCCAGTTCGGCATGGTCATCGGACGGTTCCAGCGCGTCCAGGACCATGTCATCGAGCAGGTCAACCAGCTGGACGCCGCTCGATGGGCCACCTACGAGGCCCTTTGGAAGCTCGATACCGGCCAGCCCGCCGCCGCCAGCGTCCACATGGCCAAAGCCCTCGCCAGCGAGGCCTACTACCAGGTGTGCAACGCCGCCCACGAAGTCCACGCCGGCCTCGGCATCATGCGCGAGTACGGCCTCTACCTCCACACCAAAATGTCCCGCACCCTCTACCACTACCTCGGCGACCCCAAATTCCACAAGCGCCGCCTCACCAACGCCCTGGAAGCCCAAGGCGTCATCTAG
- a CDS encoding CoA transferase encodes MKTRWLFITHCPESQEAGPTNMLSPYRVLDLSDSRGIMCGKILADLGANVIAVEPPWGNPSRRAGPFYQDDPDPEKSLFWALNASNKRSVTLDIEKPEGQAVLKRLVKDSHFLIESFNPGYLHELGLGYKQIKKINPALIFVSITAFGQDGPYKDYRALDLTGMALSGMMYLTGDTDRPPVRVTSPQFWVAGGASGAAGAMIANYHRLLTGQGQHVDVSCQQAVARALSHAPMIWDMERYNMKRQGPFRPVGQVNLRINWECKDGYVNFIQPGGHTGGRSMMNLSNWMDEEEMGHRVLRETNWGEIGFGRLGKELLDEMTPPLERFFKTKTKRELADGALKRRILLFPVNDPKDVFEYPQLIARDFFQKVEPPLGPDGQKTMPILGPFIKTGLSPNEAIRRAPRIGQHNDEVYQKEFGLTSRELKKLKEAKAI; translated from the coding sequence TTGAAGACACGTTGGCTCTTCATAACCCACTGTCCGGAATCTCAAGAGGCCGGCCCCACTAACATGCTCTCCCCCTACCGCGTCCTAGACCTCTCCGATAGCCGCGGCATCATGTGCGGCAAAATCCTCGCCGACCTCGGCGCCAACGTCATCGCCGTCGAGCCTCCCTGGGGCAACCCTTCCCGGCGCGCCGGCCCTTTCTACCAGGACGACCCCGACCCCGAAAAAAGCCTCTTCTGGGCATTGAACGCCAGCAACAAGCGCAGCGTTACCCTCGACATCGAAAAGCCCGAAGGCCAGGCCGTCCTCAAGCGCCTCGTCAAAGACAGCCACTTCCTCATCGAGTCCTTTAACCCGGGCTATCTACATGAGCTAGGCTTGGGTTATAAGCAGATCAAGAAGATAAATCCCGCCCTCATATTTGTATCCATCACCGCCTTCGGTCAGGACGGCCCCTACAAAGACTACCGCGCCCTGGACCTCACCGGCATGGCCCTCAGCGGCATGATGTACCTCACCGGTGATACCGACCGGCCTCCCGTCCGCGTCACCTCCCCCCAGTTCTGGGTCGCTGGCGGCGCTTCCGGCGCGGCGGGCGCCATGATCGCCAACTACCACCGACTCCTAACCGGCCAGGGCCAGCACGTCGATGTCTCCTGCCAGCAGGCCGTGGCCCGCGCCCTCTCCCACGCCCCCATGATCTGGGACATGGAGCGCTACAACATGAAGCGCCAGGGCCCCTTCCGCCCCGTCGGCCAGGTCAATCTGCGCATCAACTGGGAATGTAAGGATGGCTATGTCAATTTCATACAGCCCGGCGGCCATACTGGCGGACGCAGCATGATGAATCTATCTAACTGGATGGACGAGGAGGAGATGGGCCATCGCGTCCTCCGCGAGACCAACTGGGGTGAAATCGGCTTTGGTCGCCTCGGCAAGGAGCTTCTAGACGAAATGACGCCGCCCCTGGAACGCTTCTTCAAGACCAAGACCAAACGTGAACTGGCCGACGGCGCCCTCAAACGCCGCATCCTCCTCTTCCCCGTCAACGACCCCAAGGACGTCTTCGAGTACCCCCAGCTTATCGCCCGCGACTTCTTTCAGAAGGTCGAGCCTCCCCTGGGCCCCGACGGCCAGAAGACCATGCCCATCCTCGGCCCCTTCATCAAAACTGGCCTCAGCCCCAACGAGGCCATCCGCCGTGCCCCCCGCATCGGCCAGCATAACGACGAGGTCTACCAAAAAGAGTTCGGTCTGACCTCGCGGGAACTGAAGAAACTGAAAGAGGCCAAGGCGATATGA
- a CDS encoding CoA transferase, which produces MTHPFEGVKVLDFCWVAIGPMTTRYFADFGATVVRIESIHRIDTIRTATPLKNNTPGTNHSAYFANYNSGKHSMALNMGDPRAKDVALELAKWADIVTENFTPGVMEKWGLGYEDLKKVNPNLIMFSASMQGRGGPFSNHPGFGPVLTALSGHTHLTGWPDRTPTSPYGAYTDFLLPRLAVAALGAALDHRRRTGQGVYIDMSQLEGSLYFVADALMDYAGNHRVPVRQGNRHVSHAPHNAYPCQGEDRWCAIGCQNDQDWIALCKVIGRPELAKDKRYATQESRKKHEDEIDKLISAWTHDKDAFDVMHRCQAAGVPAGVVQTCEDLFNDPQFKHRNHYVFLDHKEIGRHAYDGVEFKLSEGHPTYQPSPLLGEHTEWVCKEILGWGDARIKRETESGLLS; this is translated from the coding sequence ATGACCCACCCATTTGAAGGCGTAAAAGTCCTCGACTTCTGCTGGGTCGCCATCGGCCCTATGACTACCCGCTACTTCGCCGACTTCGGCGCCACGGTCGTGCGCATTGAGTCCATCCACCGCATCGATACCATCCGTACCGCCACGCCCCTCAAAAACAACACCCCCGGCACCAACCACAGCGCCTATTTCGCCAACTACAACAGCGGCAAGCATAGCATGGCCCTCAACATGGGCGACCCCCGTGCCAAAGATGTCGCCCTGGAACTCGCCAAATGGGCTGACATCGTCACCGAGAACTTTACGCCCGGCGTTATGGAGAAGTGGGGCCTGGGTTATGAAGACCTCAAGAAGGTCAACCCCAACCTCATTATGTTTAGCGCCTCCATGCAGGGACGAGGCGGCCCCTTCTCTAATCACCCGGGCTTTGGCCCCGTCCTCACCGCCCTCTCCGGCCACACCCACCTTACCGGCTGGCCCGACCGTACCCCCACCAGTCCCTACGGCGCCTACACCGACTTCCTCCTCCCCCGCCTCGCCGTCGCCGCCCTCGGCGCCGCCCTCGACCACCGGCGACGCACCGGCCAGGGCGTCTATATCGATATGTCGCAGCTAGAAGGCTCCCTCTACTTCGTCGCCGACGCCCTCATGGACTACGCCGGCAACCATCGAGTCCCCGTGCGCCAGGGGAATCGGCACGTGTCCCACGCCCCCCACAATGCCTACCCCTGCCAGGGCGAGGACCGGTGGTGCGCCATCGGCTGCCAGAACGACCAGGACTGGATAGCCCTCTGCAAAGTCATCGGCAGGCCAGAGCTAGCTAAGGACAAACGCTACGCCACCCAGGAGTCCCGTAAGAAGCACGAGGATGAAATCGACAAGCTCATCAGCGCCTGGACCCACGACAAAGACGCCTTCGACGTCATGCATCGATGCCAGGCCGCAGGTGTGCCCGCCGGTGTGGTCCAGACCTGCGAAGACCTCTTCAACGACCCCCAGTTTAAGCACCGCAATCATTACGTCTTCCTCGACCACAAGGAGATAGGCCGCCACGCCTATGACGGCGTCGAGTTCAAGCTCTCCGAAGGCCACCCTACCTACCAGCCCTCCCCCCTCCTCGGCGAGCACACCGAGTGGGTCTGCAAAGAAATCCTGGGCTGGGGCGACGCCCGCATCAAGCGAGAGACTGAGTCCGGACTCCTGAGCTAA
- a CDS encoding type II toxin-antitoxin system VapC family toxin, whose protein sequence is MNGWIVLDASFAVKLLVVEPFSDLAYALTAQWAVEGKDTVAPHFMFAEVANALYRKHLGGELSQLEILTLIDNLHAAKIQLMTPPSLYTHAVQLSSQLKQSTIYDSLYLALAQHLNSELWTADQRFYKAAVSVFPNVKWIGDPNLNS, encoded by the coding sequence ATGAATGGTTGGATCGTTCTGGATGCTAGTTTTGCAGTTAAGCTCCTAGTGGTCGAGCCGTTCTCAGATCTAGCATACGCATTAACTGCTCAATGGGCAGTTGAGGGTAAGGACACTGTTGCGCCCCACTTCATGTTCGCTGAGGTAGCTAATGCCCTATATAGAAAACATCTCGGGGGTGAGTTGTCGCAACTTGAGATTCTAACCCTGATTGATAACCTACATGCCGCAAAGATCCAACTAATGACGCCTCCCAGTCTTTATACCCATGCAGTTCAACTGTCCAGTCAACTTAAGCAAAGCACTATTTATGATTCTCTGTACCTGGCCTTAGCCCAACACCTGAATAGCGAACTCTGGACCGCAGACCAGCGTTTTTACAAAGCAGCGGTCTCAGTATTCCCTAACGTCAAATGGATAGGAGACCCAAACCTTAACTCCTAA
- a CDS encoding MoaD/ThiS family protein: protein MPRVFIPTLLLPLTKGVKEVEVEARNVRQVVEALEARFPGIKERLVEDGQLRPNLAVSVDGEIGRMGLMEKVATESEVHFIPAIGGG, encoded by the coding sequence GTGCCCAGGGTCTTCATACCCACCTTGCTGCTGCCCCTGACTAAAGGGGTCAAAGAGGTGGAGGTGGAGGCCAGGAACGTGAGGCAGGTTGTGGAGGCCCTGGAGGCCAGGTTCCCAGGCATCAAGGAGAGGCTGGTGGAGGACGGGCAACTGCGGCCAAACCTGGCGGTGTCGGTGGATGGGGAGATTGGCCGGATGGGGTTGATGGAGAAGGTTGCGACGGAGTCCGAGGTGCATTTCATACCGGCCATTGGCGGCGGGTGA
- a CDS encoding xanthine dehydrogenase family protein molybdopterin-binding subunit — protein sequence MTTTSKPKTKTNGKSNGATEFKVVGTRPIRHDGLEKVTGQARYGADIHLPGMLHGRVLRSPHAHAWIKSIDYSKALALPGVKAVITADDFAALSGKAIDLGEGAMTNPRFLSNNILAKDKVLYKGHAVAAVAAINPHIAEEALGLIDVKYEVLPPVLDGKEAMKPGAPILHERLFTANNPFVRPGGLKDDNDKSASSNVASHFVFEIGDLKKGFAEADIIIERDFETKAVHQGYIEPHSATASWNKDGRVTIWCSSQGQFTMRDQTAQLLGIPNSQIKVIQMEIGGGFGGKTLVYLEPIATALSKKTGLPVKASMSRKEVFEGTGPTSASHIRVKMGVKKNGKITAADATLIYAAGAFPGSPVNPGVQCMLSPYDIPNARVEGYDVVVNTQKTAAYRAPGSPAAAYACECVVDELAEKVGMDPLEFRLLNGAKEGTRRVTGPIFPKIGYIEMVKAGKAHAHWKAPIKGPWRGRGVATGFWFNGTGPACAIASVNSDGTIKLVEGSPDIGGTRAVAAMHVAEVLGLKAEDVHPSVGDTDTIGFTSNTGGSSVAFKTGWACYEAAQDIKRQMIARAAKIWDVKPEDVEMKDGKFAHKSDPELKFTFKQLASRLLNTGGPVVGRAAIDPKGAGGAFAMHIADVEVDPETGKVQVLRYTTIQDAGKAIHPSYVEGQMQGGAVQGIGWALNEEYFFNKDGAMINSSFLDYRMPTSLDLPMIDTEIVEVANPGHPYGVRGVGEVSIVPPMAAVANAIYHATGVRLYRLPMTPGVIQEALAANSGAKNGPGKRNGKKG from the coding sequence ATGACAACAACATCTAAGCCCAAGACGAAGACCAACGGGAAGTCGAACGGCGCGACTGAGTTTAAGGTGGTGGGGACGAGGCCTATCAGGCACGACGGCCTGGAGAAGGTCACGGGCCAGGCGCGGTATGGCGCGGACATACATCTCCCCGGAATGCTGCACGGAAGGGTGCTTCGCAGTCCCCATGCCCACGCCTGGATAAAGAGCATCGACTATAGCAAGGCCCTGGCGCTGCCAGGAGTGAAGGCGGTTATCACAGCGGACGATTTCGCGGCGCTTTCGGGGAAGGCTATCGATTTGGGCGAAGGGGCTATGACCAACCCTCGCTTTTTAAGCAACAATATCCTGGCCAAAGACAAGGTGCTTTATAAGGGGCATGCGGTGGCGGCGGTGGCGGCCATCAACCCGCACATCGCGGAGGAGGCCCTGGGGCTTATTGACGTAAAGTATGAGGTCTTGCCGCCGGTGCTGGACGGCAAGGAGGCGATGAAGCCCGGCGCGCCCATTCTCCACGAGCGCCTATTTACTGCCAACAATCCGTTTGTCCGCCCGGGCGGGCTGAAGGATGATAACGACAAGTCGGCGTCAAGCAACGTCGCTAGCCATTTTGTCTTTGAAATCGGCGACCTGAAGAAGGGGTTTGCTGAGGCGGACATAATCATCGAGCGGGACTTTGAGACCAAGGCGGTACATCAGGGGTACATCGAACCGCACTCGGCCACTGCGTCGTGGAACAAGGACGGGCGTGTAACGATATGGTGCAGTTCTCAGGGCCAGTTCACTATGCGGGACCAGACGGCGCAGCTCCTGGGGATCCCCAACTCGCAGATTAAAGTTATACAGATGGAGATTGGCGGTGGCTTTGGCGGGAAGACGCTGGTGTACCTGGAGCCTATCGCCACAGCGCTTTCTAAGAAGACCGGCCTGCCAGTGAAGGCATCGATGAGCCGGAAAGAGGTGTTTGAGGGAACAGGGCCGACGTCGGCTTCGCACATACGGGTGAAGATGGGTGTGAAGAAGAACGGCAAGATAACGGCGGCGGACGCTACACTGATTTACGCGGCGGGGGCGTTCCCCGGCTCGCCGGTGAACCCGGGCGTCCAGTGCATGCTATCGCCCTACGATATTCCCAACGCGCGTGTCGAGGGATATGACGTGGTGGTGAACACGCAGAAGACGGCGGCGTACCGCGCGCCCGGCTCGCCGGCGGCGGCGTACGCCTGCGAGTGTGTCGTCGACGAGCTGGCGGAGAAGGTGGGGATGGACCCGCTGGAGTTCCGGCTGCTGAACGGGGCAAAGGAAGGGACGCGTCGAGTGACCGGTCCTATTTTCCCCAAGATTGGCTATATCGAGATGGTCAAAGCAGGCAAGGCGCACGCCCACTGGAAGGCGCCGATAAAGGGGCCGTGGCGGGGCCGCGGTGTGGCGACGGGGTTCTGGTTCAATGGGACGGGACCGGCCTGCGCCATCGCGTCGGTCAACTCGGACGGCACCATTAAGCTGGTGGAGGGGTCACCGGACATTGGAGGCACCAGGGCAGTGGCAGCGATGCACGTGGCCGAAGTCCTGGGCCTCAAGGCTGAGGATGTACATCCATCGGTGGGGGATACGGATACGATAGGCTTTACATCGAACACGGGCGGCAGCAGCGTGGCGTTCAAGACCGGCTGGGCGTGCTACGAGGCGGCCCAGGATATCAAGCGTCAGATGATCGCGCGGGCGGCGAAGATATGGGACGTGAAGCCTGAGGACGTGGAGATGAAGGACGGGAAGTTTGCGCACAAGTCGGACCCGGAGCTAAAGTTTACATTCAAACAATTGGCGTCGAGGCTGCTGAACACGGGCGGGCCAGTGGTGGGCCGGGCGGCGATAGACCCCAAGGGCGCCGGCGGGGCTTTCGCGATGCACATCGCGGACGTGGAGGTGGACCCGGAGACGGGGAAGGTGCAGGTGCTTCGGTACACCACCATACAGGACGCGGGGAAAGCTATACATCCGAGCTATGTGGAAGGCCAGATGCAGGGCGGCGCGGTGCAGGGCATCGGCTGGGCGCTGAATGAGGAGTACTTCTTCAACAAAGACGGTGCGATGATTAACTCCAGCTTCCTGGACTATCGCATGCCGACGAGCCTGGACCTGCCGATGATCGACACGGAGATCGTCGAGGTGGCGAACCCTGGGCATCCCTACGGGGTGCGGGGAGTCGGAGAGGTGTCGATAGTGCCGCCCATGGCCGCTGTCGCCAACGCTATATACCATGCCACCGGCGTGAGGTTGTATAGGCTGCCGATGACGCCCGGGGTAATTCAGGAGGCCCTAGCCGCTAATTCGGGCGCCAAGAACGGTCCGGGGAAGAGGAACGGCAAGAAGGGCTAG
- a CDS encoding (2Fe-2S)-binding protein, with protein MPGKIHVQTTINGASTEFLCEARQSLLEVLRDVLEMTGTKEGCNDGNCGACSVIVDGRVVDSCLVLGVEAQGKKITTIEGVASPDKLHPVQQAFLENAALQCGICTPGFIVASKALLEKEPNADEGRIRHWLAGNLCRCTGYDKIVRAVMDAGQRMKAKR; from the coding sequence ATGCCTGGCAAAATTCACGTACAGACAACTATCAACGGGGCGTCCACCGAGTTCCTGTGCGAAGCCCGACAGAGCCTGCTGGAAGTGCTGCGAGATGTCTTAGAGATGACGGGCACTAAAGAGGGCTGCAACGACGGCAACTGCGGCGCGTGCAGCGTGATCGTCGATGGGAGGGTGGTAGACTCCTGCCTGGTGCTGGGTGTGGAGGCGCAGGGGAAGAAGATAACGACAATTGAGGGCGTGGCGTCGCCGGACAAGCTGCACCCGGTGCAGCAGGCGTTCCTAGAGAACGCGGCGCTGCAGTGCGGCATTTGCACGCCGGGATTTATCGTCGCGTCCAAGGCCTTGCTGGAGAAGGAGCCAAACGCGGACGAGGGAAGAATACGTCACTGGCTGGCGGGGAACCTGTGCAGATGCACGGGTTATGACAAGATTGTTCGCGCGGTGATGGACGCAGGCCAAAGGATGAAAGCCAAGAGGTAG
- a CDS encoding xanthine dehydrogenase family protein subunit M, with the protein MKDFEYVSPKSLKEAVALMAEKGPKARCLAGGTDILVQLRGGRFQIDRLLDVKNVAELNELSYSPKDGLTLGAAVPCYRIYEDKTVQKMYPGLADSASLIGGTQIQGRASVGGNLCNSSPSGDAIPTLIAHGVTCVIAGPKGQRTVPVEEFCTGPGRNVLQPGELLVSMKFPSPARNSGANYLRFIPRNEMDIAVAGVGAWVQLDASKRKVASARIGLAAVGPTPIFAREAGKFLEGKEASQSNVEEVAEMAKKAAKPIDDMRGTTKQRVHLVGVLTKRALTKAIERAKEG; encoded by the coding sequence CTGAAAGATTTTGAGTACGTATCCCCAAAGTCGTTAAAAGAGGCGGTGGCCTTGATGGCTGAAAAAGGCCCCAAGGCAAGGTGCCTAGCCGGCGGCACCGACATTTTGGTGCAGCTTCGAGGCGGACGTTTTCAGATAGACCGGCTGCTGGACGTAAAGAACGTCGCAGAGCTTAATGAGCTTTCTTATTCGCCCAAAGATGGCCTCACTCTAGGCGCCGCCGTACCTTGCTATCGCATCTACGAGGACAAGACGGTCCAGAAGATGTACCCGGGGCTGGCGGACTCGGCGTCGCTAATAGGGGGGACACAGATACAGGGGCGGGCCAGCGTGGGCGGCAACCTTTGTAACTCGTCGCCCAGTGGCGACGCCATACCTACGCTTATCGCCCACGGAGTGACGTGCGTCATTGCCGGGCCCAAGGGGCAGAGGACGGTGCCGGTAGAGGAGTTCTGCACGGGACCGGGACGGAATGTCTTACAGCCCGGGGAATTGCTAGTGTCTATGAAATTCCCATCGCCGGCCAGGAACTCGGGGGCCAATTACCTGCGGTTCATACCGAGGAATGAGATGGACATCGCAGTGGCAGGCGTTGGGGCCTGGGTGCAGTTGGATGCTTCCAAGCGGAAGGTGGCGTCGGCGCGGATAGGTTTGGCGGCGGTGGGACCGACGCCGATATTCGCGAGGGAGGCCGGTAAGTTCCTGGAGGGGAAAGAGGCCAGCCAGTCCAACGTGGAAGAGGTGGCGGAGATGGCCAAGAAGGCGGCCAAGCCCATCGACGACATGCGCGGGACGACAAAGCAGCGGGTGCATCTGGTGGGTGTGCTTACTAAGCGAGCCCTGACCAAAGCAATAGAACGAGCGAAGGAAGGTTAG